AGAGGATTCGGAAGTAGTGAGAAAACAACAGATTATTGTATTTCAGTTTGTGGCGAATATTGGTTGGATGCCAACAAAAAAAACAAAACGGCAGTAAGTTCCACTACTGAATACCAAACGCATTTTAATCTGAAAGAGTTAAAGTCTAAGCTTGCTATACATTAAAAACAAAAGCCAATCATTTCTATAACAATTGGCTTTTTATACAAACACTAAGTGGTATTTTAATTCCCCATTCGGATAAGCTTATTTCTTTCCGTGATAATTATCTTCTTACCCGTAAGTTCTATCAATCCCAATTTGTTGAATTCAGACAAAAGTCGGATACACGATTCAGTAGCGGTGCCTATCATTCCGGCAATTTCTTCTCGAGAAAGTTGCAATTTAAGAGAGCCATCTTCTTGTTTTCCAAAATTATCTTCTAAATAAATTAAAGTCAGTGCCAATCTTTCTTTTACTGATTTTTGCGCCATATTGACCATAATATCATCCGCGTCTTTTAAGTCTCCACAGATGGTCTTCATCACATTCATCGAAAATTTATTGTTGCTATCAAAGAAACCAAGGATTTCATTTTTAGGGATGAAACACACTTGCATGTCTTCAAGGGCTACCGCAGTTAAGTTGGCTGGCTCATCGCTAATCATAGAACGTTGCCCTAATAATTCTCCTTTTTTTACCAATTTTACGATTTGGTCTTTTCCATTCGGACTCAATTTCGACATTTTACAAACGCCATCTTTCACACAAAAAACCCCGTGAATGGTTTCGCCCTCTTCAAAAATGGTTTCGCCTTTACGAACTATTTTAGAAGTTTTACAATCGGCAATTTTAAGTAATTCGTCTTTGTTTAAAGCTTTTAGAGAACTTAATTCCCTAACGATACACTGTTCACACTTACTCATAAATTAGGATATTATAGGTACGCAAATTTACATCTTTTATATGATAAAAATCATATTTTAGTTAACAACTGTTCATCAATTTTGTATCAGGTAAAATGAGCAAAGTTATGGACACATCAAAATGTTTCCATTGTGGTTTAGATATTGTAAAAGAAGAGGAAATCTTGTTTGATGACAAGGAGTTTTGTTGCAACGGATGTAAAACCGTGTACGAAATTTTCAGCATCAATGATTTAACCTGCTATTACGATTTTGAGAAATCACCTGGAGCAACCCCACAAGAGATTAAAGGCAAATATGATTTTTTAGACAATGAAACGATTATTACAAAACTTCTCGAATTTCAGGAAGAAAACACCGCTATTGTTTCACTTAATATTCCTCACATTCATTGTAGTTCGTGTATTTGGATTTTGGAAAATCTACAGCGTCTTCAAGCGGGAATAACAGCATCGCAAGTCAACTTCCCCGAAAAAAGAGTTCGAATCACTTTCAATCCAGAAATCGTTTCGTTAAAAGCCATCGTCAATTTATTGAGCTCCATTGGCTACGAACCTTATATTAGTTTAGAAAATTACGAAACCGGCAAGATTAAAACCGATAGAAGTCTGACCTATAAACTAGGCGTAGCATTCTTCTGTTTTGGGAATATCATGTTGCTTTCCTTTCCCGAGTATTTTGAAGTGAATGAATTTTGGCTCGACCAATACCGAGGCTTTTTCCGTTGGCTGATTTTTGCATTATCACTACCTAGTTTCTTGTATTCAGCTAGTGGGTATTATGTGGCAGCTTATAAAAGTATCAAAACCAAAATGCTCAACATCGAAATTCCTATTGCTTTAGGAATCGTAGTCATGTTTGTGCGAAGTACGGTTGACATCCTAATGAACTATGGTTCTGGTTTCTTCGATAGCTTAACGGGCTTAATTTTCTTTATGTTATTAGGCAAAATGTTCCAAATCAAAACTTATAGCTTCTTGAGTTTTGAAAGAGATTTTAAATCCTATTTCCCTATTGCGATTACCAAAATTAGGGATGACTTTTCAGAAGAAAGTGTTCCGATTTATGATATCAAAAAAGGGGATAGACTGCTTATCAGAAACCAAGAATTACTTCCGGTAGATGGGATTTTAATTTCAGATAAAGCCGAGATTGATTATAGTTTTGTTACTGGGGAAGCCATTCCGATAACCAAGAAATCAGGAGATAAAGTTTATGCAGGAGGAAAGCAAGTAGGGAAAGTCATTGAAATGGAAGTACTGCATTCGGTTTCCCAAAGTTACCTAACCCAATTGTGGAGCAACGATGTTTTCCAAAAAAATGTAGAACAAAAACACAAAACCATTACCGACAAAATCAGCCGTTATTTTACGCCTATCCTTTTATTAATTGCCTTTGCTGGTTTTGGGTATTGGGTTTTTAAAGATATCAATACAGCTTTCAATGTATTCACTGCGGTTTTAATTGTGGCTTGTCCTTGTGCACTAGCTTTAACGGCGCCCTTTACTTTTGGGAATGTGTTGCGGATTTTAGGGAAAAAGAAATTCTACCTCAAAAACGCCATTGTTATCGAGCAATTAGCCAAAGTAAACACCATCGTTTTTGATAAAACAGGTACGATTACTACCAACAAGAAATCGAATATCTCTTATGAAGGTAAAGCACTTTCCGAAGAGTATGAGATGCTGCTAAAAAACACCCTTAGAGCTTCAAACCATCCTTTGAGCCGAATGTTATACAACCACTTGCCCGAATCAGGAAGAGTAAAAGTCACCCATTTTGAAGAACTTACAGGGAAAGGAATAAAAGCACAAGTAGGCGATTTTCATGTTACCATTGGCTCAGCGGCATTTTTAGGAGTCAAAGACGAAAATAGCATTCAGCAAACCACGGTACATATTAAGGTAGACGATACTTACTATGGTAAATACATTTTTAATAATGAATATCGTGAGGGACTTTCCACCCTTTTCAAAACCTTGAGTGCTACCTATGAAATCAAAGTTTTATCAGGAGACAACGAAGGGGAGCAGGCCATATTAGAACAACTGTTGCCTAAAGGAACCGAATTAATATTCAACCAAAAACCGGAACAGAAATTAGAGTTTATCAAAACCCTTCAAGAGCAAGGTAAAAATGTGATGATGGTAGGCGATGGATTAAATGATGCTGGAGCTTTAGCACAAAGTAATGTTGGGATTTCCATCTCTGAAAATGTCAATGTGTTTTCACCTGCTTGCGACGCTATTTTGGATGCAGGGGAGTTTCAAAAACTAGGCTACTTTTTGCAACTCTCTAAAAAAGCGATTACCACCATTAAGATGAGTTTTACACTCTCCTTATTATATAATGTAGTCGGATTGTCGTTTGCTGTAACTGGAAATTTACTGCCTTTAGTTGCGGCCATCATTATGCCATTGAGTACCATTACTATAGTCAGTTTTGTAACCTTGATGAGTAATTATTATGCTAAAAAAACTAAAATATAACCCCAAAGCCGAAACCTTTTGGAGTATGACAAATGTCATATTTTTTAAGAATTTCCTACAGTAGCTTTGTTAACACAAATTTAAGGTATGAGTGTCATTTATTTATTAATCTCCATCAGTATTCTAGTAGCCATCTGCTTTTTTATTGCCTTCATCAAGGCGGTTAGAAGTGGCCAATATGATGATGACTACACGCCGTCTGTCAGAATGCTCTTTGACGACGAACTCAAAATAGAAAAACCAAAATCAGTACAAACCAAAATAGAAAAACAAATTTAATTATGGAAATGCAACAATTTTATTACGACAACAAAATTGTAAAAAAGTTCCTTTACGCTACCATACTCTTTGGTGTCGTGGGAATGTTAGTAGGGCTAATTCTAGCTCTTATGTTTCTTTTTCCAAACATGACCGAAGGAATTTCCTGGTTGAGCTTTGGTAGATTGAGACCTTTACATACCAATGCTGTAATCTTCGCTTTCGTAGGAAACTCTATGTTTGCGGGGGTTTATTATTCTTTACAGCGATTACTAAAAGCCAGAATGTTTAGTGACTTCTTAAGTAACGTACATTTCTGGGGATGGCAATTAATCATTGTCGCTGCAGCGATTTCACTGCCTTTAGGAATCACTACTTCTAAAGAGTATGCCGAATTAGAATGGCCTATAGATATTGCTATAGCTTTAATTTGGGTAGTCTTTGGAATCAACATGATTGGAACAATTCTGAAACGTAGAGAACGTCATCTATATGTTGCCATTTGGTTCTACATTGCGACTTTTGTTACGGTAGCTGTTTTACACATTTTCAACAGTTTAGAATTACCAGTTACGGCTTTAAAAAGTTACTCTGTTTACGCTGGAGTTCAAGATGCTTTAGTACAATGGTGGTACGGACATAATGCCGTGGCATTCTTCCTTACAACACCATTCCTAGGATTGATGTACTACTTCGTCCCAAAAGCAGCTAACCGTCCGGTATATTCTTACCGATTGTCAATTGTACACTTTTGGTCTTTAATCTTTATTTATATCTGGGCTGGACCTCACCACTTGTTGTATTCTGCTTTACCCAACTGGGCACAAAACTTAGGAGTTGTGTTCTCTATCATGTTGATTGCTCCATCTTGGGGAGGTATGATTAATGGATTACTTACTTTAAGAGGAGTTTGGGACAAAGTAAGAGAAGAACCTATTTTGAAATTCTTCGTGGTAGCCGTTACCGGTTATGGTATGGCCACTTTTGAAGGACCAATGTTGTCTCTTAAAAATGTAAACGCTATTGCACACTATACCGACTGGATTATTGCACACGTTCACGTGGGAGCTTTAGCTTGGAACGGATTTATGGCATTTGGTATGATTTATTGGTTGATCCCAAGAATGACGAAAGGACCTTTGTTCTCTAAAAAATTAGCCAACTTCCATTTCTGGATTGGTACTTTAGGGATTATCTTGTATACCCTTCCAATGTATGTAGCTGGATTTACGCAAGCTTCTATGTGGAAACAATTCAACCCAGATGGAACGTTAACTTATGGTAACTTCCTGGAAACCGTTAAAGAAATCATGCCAATGTATGCCATGAGAGCGGTGGGTGGTACTTTATATTTAGTGGGAATGTTAGTATTGGTTTACAATATTATCAGAACCGTACGTGCTAACGCAGCGGTAGAAGATGAATTAGCAGAAGCTCCTGAATTACAAAGAATCAGCAGTGCTAGAATGAAAGGCGAGAAATACCACTCCTGGTTAGAAAGAAGACCAATACAATTAACCATTTTTGCGGTTATTGCGATTCTTATCGGTGGAATTATCCAAATCGTTCCAACCATCATGGTAAAATCAAATATCCCAACTATTGCTAGTGTGAAACCTTATTCTCCACTAGAACTAGAAGGTCGTGACTTGTACATCCGTGAAGGTTGTGTGGGTTGTCACTCTCAATCAGTTCGTCCATTTAGAAGTGAAGTGGAACGTTATGGACCACAATCTAAAGCTGGTGAATTTGTTTACGATCACCCATTCCTTTGGGGGTCTAAACGTACGGGTCCAGACTTGTTAAGAGTAGGTGGAAAATACAATGATAGCTGGCATTTTAACCACATGTGGAGTCCACAAAGTATTTCTGCGGGTTCTATTATGCCAAGTTACCAATGGCTATTCGATAACAAACCTTTGAATATATCGTTGACTGAGAAAAAAATGAAAGTGATGGCTACTCTTGGTGTTCCTTATACGGATGCCGATATTGCTAACGCTCAAAAGAACTTAAGAGCGCAAGCCCTTACAATTGAAGAGAACTTGAAACAAGATCCTGATTTTGTAAAAAGTTATGAGGACAGCAAGCATAAAGCAGCTGCTAAAGGAGAAGCTTTTGTTCCTATGAACGAAAGAGAGATAGTAGCTTTGATAGCTTATCTTCAAAGATTAGGTACCGATATTAAAGTAAAAGAAACCGCTAAAAACTAACGCCATGTTCGAACAAATCAAACATAATATGGAAACCATCGCGGGAGTTGCGATTTATCCAATAGTGTCTTTATTAATCTTCTTTTTCTTCTTCGTAGGATTAGGTCTTTGGGTGTACTCCTATAAGAAAGAAAAAATCAAAGAGTTAAGTCAACTTCCATTAAACGATTAAAACCAAACTATAATTTTAAATAGTAAAAAATGAAAAAATTAATCCCAGTATACGTTCGAATTCCCCTTATATTCTTTACAGTTTTCGGGGCGATGGAGTATTTCATAGACTCAGGCGACCGTCCTGCTTTTATCAAGTACCCAATGATTATGGTGTTCCTAGCCGTGTTTCTATTCCTTTTGATAGCTATAGAAATCACCATGAGTGCCGTAAACAATGTGACTTATCATATGCTTACAGAAGAACAGAAAAAAGTAGTTGATAATGTCAATACCCTTAACATTAAAGATGCGGAGTGGTATAAAAAACTAATGCAAATGTTAACTCGTACTACTCCAATGGAGAGCGAAACCGATATTTTGCTAAATC
The window above is part of the Flavobacterium sp. N1994 genome. Proteins encoded here:
- a CDS encoding Crp/Fnr family transcriptional regulator translates to MSKCEQCIVRELSSLKALNKDELLKIADCKTSKIVRKGETIFEEGETIHGVFCVKDGVCKMSKLSPNGKDQIVKLVKKGELLGQRSMISDEPANLTAVALEDMQVCFIPKNEILGFFDSNNKFSMNVMKTICGDLKDADDIMVNMAQKSVKERLALTLIYLEDNFGKQEDGSLKLQLSREEIAGMIGTATESCIRLLSEFNKLGLIELTGKKIIITERNKLIRMGN
- a CDS encoding heavy metal translocating P-type ATPase, with the translated sequence MDTSKCFHCGLDIVKEEEILFDDKEFCCNGCKTVYEIFSINDLTCYYDFEKSPGATPQEIKGKYDFLDNETIITKLLEFQEENTAIVSLNIPHIHCSSCIWILENLQRLQAGITASQVNFPEKRVRITFNPEIVSLKAIVNLLSSIGYEPYISLENYETGKIKTDRSLTYKLGVAFFCFGNIMLLSFPEYFEVNEFWLDQYRGFFRWLIFALSLPSFLYSASGYYVAAYKSIKTKMLNIEIPIALGIVVMFVRSTVDILMNYGSGFFDSLTGLIFFMLLGKMFQIKTYSFLSFERDFKSYFPIAITKIRDDFSEESVPIYDIKKGDRLLIRNQELLPVDGILISDKAEIDYSFVTGEAIPITKKSGDKVYAGGKQVGKVIEMEVLHSVSQSYLTQLWSNDVFQKNVEQKHKTITDKISRYFTPILLLIAFAGFGYWVFKDINTAFNVFTAVLIVACPCALALTAPFTFGNVLRILGKKKFYLKNAIVIEQLAKVNTIVFDKTGTITTNKKSNISYEGKALSEEYEMLLKNTLRASNHPLSRMLYNHLPESGRVKVTHFEELTGKGIKAQVGDFHVTIGSAAFLGVKDENSIQQTTVHIKVDDTYYGKYIFNNEYREGLSTLFKTLSATYEIKVLSGDNEGEQAILEQLLPKGTELIFNQKPEQKLEFIKTLQEQGKNVMMVGDGLNDAGALAQSNVGISISENVNVFSPACDAILDAGEFQKLGYFLQLSKKAITTIKMSFTLSLLYNVVGLSFAVTGNLLPLVAAIIMPLSTITIVSFVTLMSNYYAKKTKI
- a CDS encoding CcoQ/FixQ family Cbb3-type cytochrome c oxidase assembly chaperone, whose protein sequence is METIAGVAIYPIVSLLIFFFFFVGLGLWVYSYKKEKIKELSQLPLND
- the ccoS gene encoding cbb3-type cytochrome oxidase assembly protein CcoS translates to MSVIYLLISISILVAICFFIAFIKAVRSGQYDDDYTPSVRMLFDDELKIEKPKSVQTKIEKQI
- the ccoN gene encoding cytochrome-c oxidase, cbb3-type subunit I, whose translation is MEMQQFYYDNKIVKKFLYATILFGVVGMLVGLILALMFLFPNMTEGISWLSFGRLRPLHTNAVIFAFVGNSMFAGVYYSLQRLLKARMFSDFLSNVHFWGWQLIIVAAAISLPLGITTSKEYAELEWPIDIAIALIWVVFGINMIGTILKRRERHLYVAIWFYIATFVTVAVLHIFNSLELPVTALKSYSVYAGVQDALVQWWYGHNAVAFFLTTPFLGLMYYFVPKAANRPVYSYRLSIVHFWSLIFIYIWAGPHHLLYSALPNWAQNLGVVFSIMLIAPSWGGMINGLLTLRGVWDKVREEPILKFFVVAVTGYGMATFEGPMLSLKNVNAIAHYTDWIIAHVHVGALAWNGFMAFGMIYWLIPRMTKGPLFSKKLANFHFWIGTLGIILYTLPMYVAGFTQASMWKQFNPDGTLTYGNFLETVKEIMPMYAMRAVGGTLYLVGMLVLVYNIIRTVRANAAVEDELAEAPELQRISSARMKGEKYHSWLERRPIQLTIFAVIAILIGGIIQIVPTIMVKSNIPTIASVKPYSPLELEGRDLYIREGCVGCHSQSVRPFRSEVERYGPQSKAGEFVYDHPFLWGSKRTGPDLLRVGGKYNDSWHFNHMWSPQSISAGSIMPSYQWLFDNKPLNISLTEKKMKVMATLGVPYTDADIANAQKNLRAQALTIEENLKQDPDFVKSYEDSKHKAAAKGEAFVPMNEREIVALIAYLQRLGTDIKVKETAKN